The DNA region CCAACAATCAAGAAAGAATTATCTTGGTCGTAAGGCTGAGTGGTGTAAATTGATGCTGCTGCTGGTTCTAAGCTAGGATGTCTAACTTTTGGCTTTAGGTCTTTGGCGACTTCTGCCAATTGTTGAATGTGTTCTGGACGTGTCCCACAGCAACCCCCAATCACTTGGACACCCAAATCTTCAACAAAATGCATCAATGACATCCGTAATTCCAACGGTGTTAGGCGGTAGTGCGCTTGACCGCCGACGTTTTCAGGTAAACCCGCGTTGGGAATACAGGAAACGATGAAAGGTGAATGTTCTGCCAAATACTTGATATGTGGTTTCATCAAGTCTGGGCCCGTGGCACAATTTAGACCGAGAATATCTATTGGGTAAGGTTCCAAAATTGTCAGCACAGCACTGATTTCTGAACCAACTAACATTGTGCCCATGCTTTCCATTGTCACAGATACCATCAACGGACGGCGATCGCCTTTTTTGGCAAACACTTCTTCAATGGCATTCAGCGCTGCCTTAATTTGCAGCACATCTTGGCAAGTTTCCACCAGGAATAAATCAACACCACCATCCCACAGCGCCTCTGCTTGTTCGGCAAAAGTCGCTTTCATGGTGTCAAAGTCAATATGTCCCAAGGTAGGAAGTTTTGTTGTGGGGCCGATGGAACCTGCCACAAACCGGGGTTTTTCTGGCGTGGAAAATTCCGCAGCCACACGCTTGGCCAATTCTGCGGCTGTCTTGCTGAGGTAGTAGGCTTGGTCTGCCAAGTCATATTCTGCCAGCACCAGGGAGGTACTGCCAAAGGTATCGGTTTCAATGACATCAGCACCAGCAGCGAGGAAGTCGCGGTGAACCTTAGCGACTGCTTCGGGTTTCGTGTGGACTAAGTATTCGTTACAACCTTCATACTGTGGGCCACCGAAGTCTTCAGCAGTCAGGTTTTGGGTTTGTAAGTTGGTTCCCATCGCCCCGTCGAAGACGAGGACTGGGCTATCTGGACTACGCAGGCGTTCAAGGAAAGGATGAGTCATATTTTCCTAGAATAAATGAGGATATCAAGTGAGTCTTGTGATACTCGACTTACTTTATTATTTTCCAAAATTTTGGGAGTTTCGGCAGTATGTAATGAAAAAATTTTGATGCCGTACTGGAATTATTTATGTGTCTATAATATCACTGTATAGTGAGCTAGTTCATATAGAGGTTGTTCTATGGAAAGAAGGAAAATTTTGATTGCAACTAAAACATACCCTTCAATTAGCACCAAATATCAAGAAACAGTCTGTACAGCAGGAGTTTTATTAGATGATGAGGAGAAACCAGTTCAGTGGATTCGCATTTATCCCATTCGTTTTCGTCAATTAGATTTTGATAAGCGTTATCCAAGATGGTCAATTATAAGTGCTAAAATAGAAAGAAATGAAAAAGATTATAGAGAAGAAAGTTTTCGTATAGATGATTCTTCGATAGAAGTAATACGAAAAATTGATACTCGCAAGAATTGGGAAGAGCGAAAAGCCTTGGTTATGCCACTAGAATTCAAATCTATTCAGGACATTAAAGAGCAAGGTAAGTCTCTCGGTATTATTAAACCACAAATTATAAAAAAATACTTCTGTAAAAAGGAAATAGAACGGGAGTGGAAACCAAAACAGCAAACAATATTAGATCAAATGGACTTGTTTGAGCCTTCAGTACAATTAGATAAAATTCCTTATAAGTTTGGTTACGAATTTATTTCCCCAGATGGAAAGAAGCATAGTTGTACAATAAATGATTGGGAAATTCAACAACTTTATAGAAATTGTAGAGATAGATCAAATGAAACAAGTATGGAGAATAAAGAAAAGGAGGCTTTAGAAAAAGTACGCCAAAAACTAGAAGACGAATTTTTAAGCAAAAAAGATTTATACTTTATTATGGGAAACCTAAAAAACCACAAAAATAGCTTTATGATTATTGGGATATTTTACCCACCATTAATAAAAATGTAATATTTAAACTTGATTGTTCTAGGAATGAAAATGAAGATTAAAGATATTGCTAAAACAAGATGCATACTTACCTTCGGATATGGCAATCGCAAAGACTACGATGCCTTCTTGGAATACCTACAAAAGTTTGATGTGGAATGTGTTGTTGATGTGAGGATGGTTCCTCGTGCTTGGAGCCGTAAATGGTACGGCGACAAAATTAAAATATTCTGTGAATTAAATAACATTAAGTATATTTCTAAAACCGCTTTAGGCAATACATCTGGTAAAGAAAATTGGATTCCAGTAAATCAAGAAGAAGCAGATAAAGCTCTACATGAAATTGCACAAGTTGCTCAAACAGGTAATGTTTTACTCTTGTGTGCTGAAATGAACCCGAATCGCTGTCATCGGAAAGAAGTTGCTGATTGCTTGGGAAACTTAGTATCAATGCCTGTTAAGCATTTAGAGTAGTAAACTAAAATTTTCTCGATACTTAGGGAAGAGTGTTTAGTAATCTCATTTCACAAGAGACGATTGCCTGTAGCGTTGGTGGTGCCGCAGCTACGCCCGTCGTAGACATCGCTATTATCAGGTGGGCAATATTATAGATTTCTCGTAGGGGTATGGCATTGCCCATTAACAGAGGTGAGGTTTCACTGATTCTACACATAGTCAGATGAAATATTTTCGCCAAGTTTCTTATCTTGGGATTACAGCTTAGAGTTGTTATACCAATTCACAATTCACAATTCGCAATTCGCAATTAAAAAACTTAGATACAGCAAGGCTTTCAAGGTTTATATCTGTATCATGTTTTTCGTGAATTGGTATTACTCCGTTCAGATCAAAGATGGAAAAAACACCAGGAGTATAACTTGAGTCTTACTATGGATTTAAATTATTTGTTTAATCTCAATACATTTATTGAATTATTACTGGGGATTAGTTTGAGTGCGGCGGCTGGCTTCCGAGTATTTGTACCACTGCTAGCGTTGAGTGTGGCTTCAGTTTTTGGACATTTAGATTTACCGACTAACTTTGATTGGGTGGAAACACCTCAAGCTGTAATTGTATTTGCCGTCGCTTGTTTGCTAGAAATTATCGGTTATTACATTCCTTGGTTGGATCATCTGCTGGATATTGTAGCCACTCCTGCGGCATTTATCGCCGGGACAATCGTCACAGCATCTGTTGCTCCAGATATGAATCCACTAGTGCAATGGACGTTAGCTTTAGTTGCAGGTGGTGGAACCGCAGGATTAACTCAGGGATTAACCAATATATTGCGGATAAGTTCTACTGGCGTTTCTGGTGGATTAACCAATCCAGTTGTGTCAACTATTGAATTGCTCATCGCAATCGGACTGTCTGTACTAGCGCTAGCTTTACCAGTGGTAGCAGGAGTGATTGTGATTGGTTTTCTAATAATTGCTATTCAAAGAATTTGGAATTTCTTTTTGAATAAACCATCTTCTCAAATTAACGAAACCGTTTCTCCATCAAGAGAATTGGGATAAGTAGTGATGGATTGGTTTCATCGCTACGACGCCGAATAGCCCGTCGTAGACATCGCAATTATAAAGCGATCGCAGTAATTTATAATTCCAAAGCCGCTATTAGACAAAAATTCACCTGATTAATCGCCTCAGAGGAAAGAAAACCCAGCTTTCTGAGAATCATAGATTTAGGACTTACGCACTGTACAAAATAACTATCTTGTGCATCAACCTAAATACGTTGTTTCGGGCTTTTATCAATCACCTTTGATTGAGTGCGTAGGCGTAGCCCGCCGCAGGCATCGCTAAAATCTCATTGAAAAATCTAGCTATCAGCCTTGAAAACTCTATCTGTTATTTTGGCTTTTCTGTCAATGCGTAAGTTCTAAGATTTATTTAATGTAAAAATTGACTCACAGCGAACTACAGACTCAACTCTAATACCTGCACTGGCAATTTCATCACCCGTTATTAAGTATTGCGTCACAGTTAAAGGGCGATTAGTGTTGGAAGTGCAAGGCACAACCATCAAATCATCAAGAATTTGATTCAATTGATTTGCCGAAATTACAACAGCAGGGCGAACTTTAAACTGTGCCAATCCGGTTGAAGGCATGGGAACTCGACACAACACAACATCACCGCGCTGTAAGTTCATCAGCAAATACTTCGTCGTAAATGTCATTTTCAGGACTTACCCAATCCTGATAAGCCTGAGACTCAATAGCAGGATTAACAGATTTTTCGCCATTCTTGAAAGAAAGAGCTAAATCAAGCAATGCTGATAACTGCTCATCATTCAGTTGTTCAATCAGACTTAGAAGTTCTTGACGAATATTCATGGAATTGCCGACTGCTAACTATATTCAATGTATGCCATAAAGCGATCGCCTGTAGCGTTGGTGATGCGTAGGCGTAGCCTGTCGTAAACATCGCAATTATAAAGCGATCGTAGTCTTTGGGTGTGTTAGCGCGAAAGTTAAGGAAAATCGTATTGCTACCTAACCCGCCTGGAACTCAAAGTTCCAGGCTAATAGCCCAACTCCACTAAAGTGGACTAAAACGGCTTCTCAGTCTTCTTTAGAAGACTTTAGCTGTTAGCCTCAGAATTCATTCTGAGGCGGTTGTTGGAAATGGGCGCGAAAGCGTAACGCACCTTTGATACTCGTGAGCGAGTCTTTTATACTCGTGGATGAGTGAATGTTATTGCAAGGGTTGCGATGTCTACGACGGGCTACGGCTACGCACCCTACTAATTTATATATTACAGCCCTTCCTACGCAGATAGAACACATTAATCTAGCCCCATTCCCTATAACCTGCGATACACTATTTTGGTAAATATCGCTACAGAGTTAGTGAGGTTTGCAGGTGACAAACAAAGAACTGTTGCAAATTATTGAACGAGATGCCAGGGAAAAAGCAACGGTGCTATCCCTCCATAACAAGAAACTCAGCAGGCTACCGCCAGAAATCAGCCAACTCTCCAACTTGACTAAGCTATTCCTCTCTAATAATCCACAATTAAGCTCGCCGCCGCCTGAAATTGTTGAACAGGGAACGCAGGCAATTTTGACCTATCTTCGAGCCAGGTTAGAAGCTAAAGGGTAATATATTTGTAAGCTGCTAGTAGTTAGCTCGTAACAGCACTATTGCAGGGATTATAAACGTATATTTGACTAGAATTAAGGTGTTATAGCGATTATTATTTGGATACCATAAGCGGTAGAGGTTTACAGAAATGCGCCTCTACAACTGACACGGCAGTTTAGCTATAAATTAAAATCTACCGTTTTACGGGTATTAGAAACATGAGGTTTAAAGACTGGGCGACTAGGGTGCTACTAATCTCGCTGATGTTCATGGCTTTAATTTTAGTGCTGCTAATTGGACGAGCGACAAAATTACAAAATAATCCGACAATATCCCGTGCATCCAATCCACAGGTTGCAGCTTTCAGTCAATATCCCCAGGCGCAATTTCAATCAGCAAAAGAGCCAGAGAAGAAATCTCAAAATGTTATCAAGTCCCCAGTCAAGATTAACAAGCCTGTAGCAAGGTACGTAACCACTCAAGCTTTTGCACAGTACAGACCGAGTTATCAAGTTGCTTCAGTTGATCCAAGTAACTATGGAGAACGGTATGCCCAAGATGTTAACGGCGTTCCTCTCAACAATCAACCAATTATCGTCCTCCATGAAACTGGTTATTCTGCTTCCAGCGCCATTAATTTCTTTCAAGTAGCCCATACTGATGAAAGTGTGCAAGCAAGTTACCACGCTTTAATCAAGTTAGACGGAACGGTGGTTTATCTAGTACCCCCAGAAAAGCGGGCTTTTGGTGCAGCTAACTCAGTATTTGAGACTCCACAGGGAGTGGAAACTGTGCAGACTAATCCGAATTTGCCTGCGTCTGTGAATAATTTTGCTTATCATGTTTCTTTAGAAACACCGCCAGATAGTTATGACGCTAGCAGCCAACAAACCCATAGCGGTTATACGGAGGCTCAATATAATTCTCTTGCTTGGTTAATTGCTCAAAGCCAAGTCCCAGACGATCGCATCACTACGCACCATTTAGTAGACCGCTCTGGTAAAAAAGTTGACCCGATAAATTTTGATGGGAATAAATTTCTCAGCTTACTTAATACTTATCGTCAGGTCAGACCAATATATAGGGTGAGTAGATAAAAAATGGTGCGTTACGCTTTGGCGATAACACACCCGACAAAATTTATTCAACCAAGCTATTTGCTAAAGCTATAAATTTGCTGCGTCTCCAGGCGATCGCTAATCGATGAAGGCAGTGTACCATCCGAGAATGTCTGTCTATCTAGTTGGACTTGTAAATTACTCAAGGGATCGCAACCAGAAGATATCAAAAATTCTAGTTTTTGAATGTAAGGCAAGATTGCTAGTTTGTCCAGAATTTGGAAGATAGCCTGTATATAAGGATGACCACTTTGTTGATACCAATCAGTGCTAGCAACTTTTGGCTGATCAAAACCCAAGTGTACTGTCAAAGATGGCTCGTCAAATATAGCGATCGCTAAGGGACGCGCTTCTTCCTGCAACAATAAATCATTACTTTTCGCTAAGTGTCGCAGTTTTTCTAGGCGTTCATAACGTTCTGTCACAGCTTCCGGGTCATCTTGCCAATGAATTGCTACTGTTACCAGATAAGTCTGTAACAGCATGTGACCCAACTTTTTCGCCTTTGTCGCTAGGTAATAGGAATTGTAGTCATTGGCTTCAATTAACAATGGAACGCGATCGACTACTTCCATCCCATAGCCCTTAACTCCAGCAATTTTACGGGGATTATTTGTAATTAAACGTATTTTTTTAATGCCCAAATCCATGAGCATTTGCGCCCCCATGCCGTAATCTCGCAAGTCAGCCGGAAATCCTAAACGCTCATTTGCTTCTACTGTATCCAGTCCCATATCCTGCAATGAGTAGGCTTTCAGCTTGTTAATCAAGCCGATTCCCCGTCCTTCTTGACGCAGGTATACAACTACACCTTGACCCGCAGACTCAATCATTTTCAGTGCAGCATTTAACTGCATCCGGCAATCACAGCGCAAAGAACCCAAAGCGTCACCAGTTAAGCATTCTGAGTGCATCCGCACCATTACTGGCTCATCCTTGAAGTTAGCTGGATCGCCTTTGACAATTGCAACGTGTTCTGTGTTATCCAGGGTATGGCGGTAGGCGTAAATTTCAAACTGACCGAATTCACTAGGTAGTTTGGTAACAACCTCACGATACACTAAGCGATCGTGCTGTAGGCGATAACTGATTAAATCCGCAATACTAATGATTTTTAAATTGTGACGTTTCGCATATTCGACTAATTGCTGCAACCGCGCCATTGAACCATCGGAGTTTTGAATTTCACAAATTACTCCTGCTGGGTATAATCCTGCTAGTCGGGCTAAGTCCACAGCCGCTTCCGTATGTCCTGCGCGTTTGAGTACGCCTCCAGCTTTAGCCCGAATCGGGAAAATATGACCAGGACGACGTAAATCGGTGGGTTTTGTCGCTGGGTTGAGAGTAACCTGGATAGTGCGGGCACGGTCTTCTGCTGAGATGCCTGTGGTTACACCCAATTCTGGGCCGGCATCAATGCTAACAGTGAAGGCAGTTTGGTTAGTATCTGTAATGTTGCTTACCATCAAGGGTAAGTCTAGCTCGTCTAAGCGATCGCCTGTCATTGCCAAACAAATCAGCCCTCTAGCTTCCACCGCCATGAAATTAATCATGTCGGGTGTGGCAAATTGGGCGGCACAAATTAAGTCGCCTTCATTTTCTCTATTTTCATCATCTACCACTACAATGACGCGACCAGCTTTTAGGTCTGCTAAGGCGGCATCAATCGAATCAAATTTAAAAGCTTGGTTAGTATTAGGCTGTGACACAGAAAGATTTCCAGCTACCAACGTAAATTTTTTTAACAATTTCTTCTTTTAGATTGTAGCTCCTTTATAAGGCAGAGGAGTAGACTAGCAATGATTTGATAAGCTAGCAAAAATCTCTGCCCCTAAAATCGGGGTTTATAAAGCAACGACAATCAAGAATGAACATGACAAGGGAGACAAGAGAGACAAATACAATATTTGGCAATTTCGCCGCGTCACTACTTACCGGCATCTGAAAAAAGTAGAGGGGTTTCAGGTGTTTTGTACGCTATGCGTCTAGTCGCTGATATTGTTGATAGCTGATAACGAATTCACCATTCATGGGATAAGGATTTCAGATCATGGGCAAATTTAGACGCGTACCCGTTGGGATTGTTGGCGCGTCGGGCTATGGCGGAGTACAGTTAGTACGGCTACTGATGGATCATCCAGAAGTCGAACTGGTTTATTTAGGCGATGAAAGCAGTATCGGGAAATCCTTTGGGGATCTCTACCCGCATCTGGCTCATGCAACTAACCTGCTAATAGAAGCAGTAGAACCAGAAATAATTGCTCCTCGCTGTGAAGTAGTTTTCTTGTCTTTACCAAATGGTCTAGCTTGCCAAATCGCGCCCAAACTGTTGGAAAAAGGATGTAAAGTACTAGATTTGAGTGCAGACTATCGGTTTAGTAATTTGACAACTTATACAAATTGGTATGGCATTGAGAGAAGCGATCGCACAATTGCAGCTACAGCAGTTTATGGATTACCAGAACTTTATCGCGATCGCATTGCCGAAGCTCAACTTGTTGGCTGTCCTGGTTCCTATCCCACCGCTAGCCTCCTTGCACTTTCGCCACTTTTAAAGCAAGGTTTAATCGTGCCAGAAACAGCTATTATTGATGCCAAGTCTGGTACATCTAGCAGTGGACGGCAACCTCAAACCAACTTATTACTAGCTGAAGCAGACAACTCTATAGCAGCTTACAATATTGGCCGTCACCGTCATACCCCAGAAATTGAGCAAATTTGCAGTGACTTAGCTGGTCACGAACTGATGATCCAATTTACACCCCACCTTATCCCAATGGTGCGCGGTATTTTGGCAACGGTATATGCCACAATGCGCGATCCCGGTTTAGTGCGAGATGATTTAATTACAATTTTCTCAGCCTTCTACCGCAACTCTCCTTGGGTGAAAATCTGCGGTAGCGGCGTTTATCCCCAAACTAAATGGGCTAACGGCAGCAATCTTTGTTATATCGGTGTAGAAGTTGACCCGCGCACAGGTCGCGTTATTGTCATGTCAGCAATTGACAATCTAGTTAAAGGACAGGCGGGCCAAGCGATTCAGTGTTTAAACCTAATGATGGGCTGGGATGAAACTTTGGGGTTGCCCAAGTTGGGGTTTTATCCTTGATTGGGGATTGGGTACTGGGTATTGGGAAAAATTCTTCCCTTAGTCCCCAGTCCCTAGTCCCCAGTCCCTACTTCGGCCCTAACCCCACAGCACCAGCATAAACGGCGCGATCGCCTAGTTCATCTTCAATTCGCAGCAAGCGATTATATTTTGCTACGCGTTCGCTGCGACACAGGGAACCTGTTTTGATTTGACCGGCGCGGGTTGCTACAGCTAAATCAGCGATCGTTGTGTCTTCGGTTTCACCAGAACGATGGCTAATTACTGAACGGATACTGTTGCGAGTTGCCAAATCAATTGTTTCTAAGGTTTCGGTAAGAGAACCAATTTGATTGAGTTTAATCAAAATCGCATTAGCGGCTTTTTCCTGGATGCCTCTTTGCAAGCGAGTAGCGTTAGTCACAAATAAGTCATCTCCTACTAATTGCACCCGCGAACCTAATTTCTGGGTGAGCAATTGCCAACTTTGCCAATCTTCTTCGTGTAAACCATCTTCGATTGACACAATTGGGTATTGGTCAACTAGTTGTCCTAAATAATCAATAAACTCAGCCGGGGCATGAGGTTTACTATCGTAAACATACTGACCATTCTTGTAAAATTCGCTAGCTGCCACATCCAACGCCAAAGCTACTTCTTCCCCTGGCTTGTAACCAGCTTTTTTAATGGCAGCAACCAGTAATTCCAAAGCCACCTGATTAGATTCTAGGTTAGGGGCAAAACCGCCTTCATCGCCCACACCAGTGAGCAAACCCTTTTCATCTAATACTTGACTGAGGGTAGCAAATACTTCTGCACCCCAGCGCAACGCTTCCCGAAAGGAAGTTGCACCAATTGGGACAATCATAAACTCTTGAAAATCCACGTTATTTGAGGCGTGTGCGCCACCGTTAATCACGTTCATTAACGGTACTGGGAGCAAATTCGCTAAAGGGCCACCCAAATAGCGATATAGCGGAATTTCCAGAGACTCAGCACCAGCTTTGGCTGCTGCTAAGGAAACCCCCAAAATCGCATTCGCCCCCAAACTGGATTTGTTAGGAGAACCATCTATGGCGATCATTGTCCGGTCTAGCAGTTCTTGGTTGAGGGCATCCAAGCCTAATAATTTTGGCGCAAGTGCTTCTTTAACGTTTTTTACCGCCTTGAGTACGCCTTTGCCCCCATAACGGCTTTTATCGCCATCACGCAGTTCATGAGCCTCAAAAGAGCCAGTAGATGCACCACTGGGAACCTGCGCTAGTCCAACAACACCATTGGCTAAATGCACTTCGGCTTCAATTGTCGGTCTACCGCGTGAATCAAGAATTTCACGGGCTGCGATCGCTTCAATTGCAGTATCTAGAAATTTACTCATCTGTACTTTATCCTTTATTAGAGTCTGTTACGCACACAGTCCAGTTGCCTAACCCAATCGCTAGCTTATGCTGTTAAGAGACTTTATTGGCTGAGATTAAAGAAGATTTCCATTATATGGATAGGGATCAACGCCAAAAATGGCTAAGAGAATGTTTATCCTGTCTTTTTCTTTGATCGCATTTCTACCTTTAGACTTTGAGCTAGGTAAAATATTGGCAGAGAATAACACTAAATCAATTACAGAGAAAAGGCCAATATGCGATTACTACATACAATGCTACGGGTGGGCAACCTTGAAGAATCCTTAAAGTTTTACTGTGAACTTCTAGGTATGAAATTACTACGCCGAAAAGATTATCCAGGGGGAGAATTTACCCTAGCTTTTGTTGGCTACGGCGACGAAAGTGACAACTCGGTGATAGAACTAACCTACAACTGGGGGGTAGAAAAGTATGAATTGGGTAATGCTTATGGTCACATTGCCCTTGGGGTTGATGATATTTACGCTACCTGTGAGGAAATTCGCAATCAGGGCGGTAAAGTTGTCCGCGAACCCGGGCCGATGAAACATGGTTCGACAGTAATTGCTTTCGTAGAAGATCCAGATGGGTATAAAATTGAACTGATTCAACTTAAAACTCAAGATTCCGCAGTCAAACAGGAATCACAAGAGCAACTTGTGAGCCAGTAATTCTTATAATCAGTAATAGTAAGTTAATACGCTTGGGTTCAGGCTTGATCCTTTTTAAAAGGTTTGTCGTTACCCACTTTTTTGTTTGTAACAGTCAAGGTGTGGCATTGGCGAACATCCCGCCCAGAACTTAAGTTCTTGGACTGATAGCCCAAGTCCACTTAAGTGGACTAAAATTTTCCCTAACAAAAGACTTTAGCCATTGAAATCGCTTAAAATCTTATATTTAGTCCTCTTGAGAGGACTTTAGCTATTAGCCTCGGAATTTATTCCCAGGCGGGTTAACAACGAAGCGGAAGATTTCTTTGATCTTGGTAATGATAAGCCTTAAAAAGGAACAAATTAACCCACCCACTAAAACCCTATGAAAAAGCAGGGGAGCAGAAAGCAAGGGAGCAGGGGGAAAAATCACTCCATTTGCGGGTGAGGTTTCAACCAACGGGCAAAAGGAGCAAGGGAGCTATCACTGACAATAAAGTTATAGAAAAATCCACACCGATGTCTTGAAAAGTTAAGCTACATCTGGGGAGATTGATTCTTGCTGCACACTGGTATCTCATGCAGGTAAACCCGGAAGCACAAGACTTTTCGCTTTTTGCCTCGGTTTTTTAGGCGGGTTAGGGGATCTCATCTGCGTAAATCCTATTAGTATTATCGCTATCCTATCGTTAATGAACAACACTAATAGCTTAGGTTTAGTCCGTCGTAGAAATTGCTCCAATATTACCATTTAGCAAAGTCCGTTCAGAACAGTGTTTTCGTTTTAAATTAGGAAATAGGTAATGGATTAAACGATCGCCAATTACCAATCCAAAATTGCCACTGGAGATACACGCAAATATACGCCCAGAATGTTTGGATAATTAAGGACTGGTGATGAGGAAAGAATTCCTAACTCCTAACTCCTAACTCCTAACTCCCCACTCCCTAAACTAAAAATCAAATTATAAAGATGCAACCTACAGATCCAAATAAATTTACTGATAAAGCCTGGGAAGCAATTGTTAAATCTCAGGATATAGTTCGTGCTTATCAACAACAGCAGCTAGATGTTGAACATTTAATTATTGCCCTGTTAGAAGAACCCACTAGTTTAGCAATACGTATCCTAGCTCGATCTGAGGTCGATCCAATCCGCTTGCAGCAGCA from Nostoc commune NIES-4072 includes:
- a CDS encoding DUF488 domain-containing protein — its product is MKIKDIAKTRCILTFGYGNRKDYDAFLEYLQKFDVECVVDVRMVPRAWSRKWYGDKIKIFCELNNIKYISKTALGNTSGKENWIPVNQEEADKALHEIAQVAQTGNVLLLCAEMNPNRCHRKEVADCLGNLVSMPVKHLE
- a CDS encoding DUF4126 domain-containing protein, encoding MDLNYLFNLNTFIELLLGISLSAAAGFRVFVPLLALSVASVFGHLDLPTNFDWVETPQAVIVFAVACLLEIIGYYIPWLDHLLDIVATPAAFIAGTIVTASVAPDMNPLVQWTLALVAGGGTAGLTQGLTNILRISSTGVSGGLTNPVVSTIELLIAIGLSVLALALPVVAGVIVIGFLIIAIQRIWNFFLNKPSSQINETVSPSRELG
- a CDS encoding type II toxin-antitoxin system PemK/MazF family toxin gives rise to the protein MNLQRGDVVLCRVPMPSTGLAQFKVRPAVVISANQLNQILDDLMVVPCTSNTNRPLTVTQYLITGDEIASAGIRVESVVRCESIFTLNKS
- a CDS encoding leucine-rich repeat domain-containing protein, coding for MTNKELLQIIERDAREKATVLSLHNKKLSRLPPEISQLSNLTKLFLSNNPQLSSPPPEIVEQGTQAILTYLRARLEAKG
- a CDS encoding peptidoglycan recognition protein family protein produces the protein MRFKDWATRVLLISLMFMALILVLLIGRATKLQNNPTISRASNPQVAAFSQYPQAQFQSAKEPEKKSQNVIKSPVKINKPVARYVTTQAFAQYRPSYQVASVDPSNYGERYAQDVNGVPLNNQPIIVLHETGYSASSAINFFQVAHTDESVQASYHALIKLDGTVVYLVPPEKRAFGAANSVFETPQGVETVQTNPNLPASVNNFAYHVSLETPPDSYDASSQQTHSGYTEAQYNSLAWLIAQSQVPDDRITTHHLVDRSGKKVDPINFDGNKFLSLLNTYRQVRPIYRVSR
- the ribBA gene encoding bifunctional 3,4-dihydroxy-2-butanone-4-phosphate synthase/GTP cyclohydrolase II produces the protein MSQPNTNQAFKFDSIDAALADLKAGRVIVVVDDENRENEGDLICAAQFATPDMINFMAVEARGLICLAMTGDRLDELDLPLMVSNITDTNQTAFTVSIDAGPELGVTTGISAEDRARTIQVTLNPATKPTDLRRPGHIFPIRAKAGGVLKRAGHTEAAVDLARLAGLYPAGVICEIQNSDGSMARLQQLVEYAKRHNLKIISIADLISYRLQHDRLVYREVVTKLPSEFGQFEIYAYRHTLDNTEHVAIVKGDPANFKDEPVMVRMHSECLTGDALGSLRCDCRMQLNAALKMIESAGQGVVVYLRQEGRGIGLINKLKAYSLQDMGLDTVEANERLGFPADLRDYGMGAQMLMDLGIKKIRLITNNPRKIAGVKGYGMEVVDRVPLLIEANDYNSYYLATKAKKLGHMLLQTYLVTVAIHWQDDPEAVTERYERLEKLRHLAKSNDLLLQEEARPLAIAIFDEPSLTVHLGFDQPKVASTDWYQQSGHPYIQAIFQILDKLAILPYIQKLEFLISSGCDPLSNLQVQLDRQTFSDGTLPSSISDRLETQQIYSFSK
- the argC gene encoding N-acetyl-gamma-glutamyl-phosphate reductase, which gives rise to MGKFRRVPVGIVGASGYGGVQLVRLLMDHPEVELVYLGDESSIGKSFGDLYPHLAHATNLLIEAVEPEIIAPRCEVVFLSLPNGLACQIAPKLLEKGCKVLDLSADYRFSNLTTYTNWYGIERSDRTIAATAVYGLPELYRDRIAEAQLVGCPGSYPTASLLALSPLLKQGLIVPETAIIDAKSGTSSSGRQPQTNLLLAEADNSIAAYNIGRHRHTPEIEQICSDLAGHELMIQFTPHLIPMVRGILATVYATMRDPGLVRDDLITIFSAFYRNSPWVKICGSGVYPQTKWANGSNLCYIGVEVDPRTGRVIVMSAIDNLVKGQAGQAIQCLNLMMGWDETLGLPKLGFYP
- the eno gene encoding phosphopyruvate hydratase — its product is MSKFLDTAIEAIAAREILDSRGRPTIEAEVHLANGVVGLAQVPSGASTGSFEAHELRDGDKSRYGGKGVLKAVKNVKEALAPKLLGLDALNQELLDRTMIAIDGSPNKSSLGANAILGVSLAAAKAGAESLEIPLYRYLGGPLANLLPVPLMNVINGGAHASNNVDFQEFMIVPIGATSFREALRWGAEVFATLSQVLDEKGLLTGVGDEGGFAPNLESNQVALELLVAAIKKAGYKPGEEVALALDVAASEFYKNGQYVYDSKPHAPAEFIDYLGQLVDQYPIVSIEDGLHEEDWQSWQLLTQKLGSRVQLVGDDLFVTNATRLQRGIQEKAANAILIKLNQIGSLTETLETIDLATRNSIRSVISHRSGETEDTTIADLAVATRAGQIKTGSLCRSERVAKYNRLLRIEDELGDRAVYAGAVGLGPK
- the gloA gene encoding lactoylglutathione lyase, producing MRLLHTMLRVGNLEESLKFYCELLGMKLLRRKDYPGGEFTLAFVGYGDESDNSVIELTYNWGVEKYELGNAYGHIALGVDDIYATCEEIRNQGGKVVREPGPMKHGSTVIAFVEDPDGYKIELIQLKTQDSAVKQESQEQLVSQ